From Penaeus monodon isolate SGIC_2016 chromosome 42, NSTDA_Pmon_1, whole genome shotgun sequence, one genomic window encodes:
- the LOC119599324 gene encoding probable serine carboxypeptidase CPVL, translating to MKCFVVLLALSAVTAAWQGPFRKFLSSGADLTIPAEDWEDAGKPLFLTPLLEAGKVKEARSLSRVSMGHRHGHSFSGYFTVNKEYNSNLFFWFFPARSKPDNSPVLVWLQGGPGGSSLFGLFAEHGPFTIDQHLHIVPRKYPWTKTHNILYIDNPVGTGFSFTENDAGYARNQTDVGRDLYAAVLQFFTLFPELQRNSFFVTGESYAGKYVPALTYTIHKENPTAKLKINLKGMAIGDGLCDPVSMVDYGDFLYQVGLIDDLDLIYFKEESAKAVDFIKQQEWIKAFEVFDSLLNGDKTEGPSYFTNVTGLTNYFNFLAQGEPKDMSYWEQYVNLPGVRRAIHVGNLTFNDGSVVETHLMEDIMKSVKPWIEELLDNYNVLIYNGQLDIIIAYPLTENFLKGLQWERSEEFKSSQRYIWRVDDEVAGYVREITGFVQVMIRNAGHMVPYDQPKWAYDMISRFTSVKSFSEA from the exons ATgaagtgttttgtggtgttgctTGCTCTTTCGGCTGTCACAGCTGCATGGCAAGGACCTTTCCGGAAGTTTTTATCGAGTGGTGCTGACCTTACGATTCCAGCAGAAGATTGGGAAGATGCTGGGAAAcccctcttccttacccccctTTTGGAAGCTGGGAAAGTTAAG GAAGCAAGGTCTTTAAGTCGTGTCAGCATGGGACATCGCCACGGACACAGTTTCTCCGGTTATTTCACTGTCAACAAAGAGTACAACTCCAACCTCTTCTTCTGGTTTTTCCCTGCGCGA TCCAAGCCGGATAATTCCCCAGTCTTGGTGTGGCTTCAAGGGGGCCCAGGTGGCTCTTCCCTCTTTGGTCTTTTTGCCGAACACGGACCGTTCACCATTGACCAACACCTTCACATCGTTCCCCGCAAGTATCCCTGGACGAAGACTCACAACATCCTCTACATTGACAACCCGGTGGGGACAG GGTTCAGTTTCACAGAAAACGATGCAGGGTATGCCAGGAACCAGACAGATGTAGGCCGTGATCTGTATGCGGCAGTTCTGCAGTTTTTCACCCTCTTCCCAGAGCTGCAACGGAATAGCTTCTTTGTTACTGGAGAATCATATGCTG GGAAATATGTTCCTGCTTTAACTTACACCATTCACAAGGAGAACCCGACAGCAAAACTCAAAATTAACTTAAAAG GCATGGCGATTGGCGATGGCCTGTGTGACCCTGTGTCAATGGTCGACTACGGGGACTTCCTGTACCAGGTTGGCCTTATCGATGACTTAGATCTCATCTACTTCAAGGAGGAGAGTGCCAAGGCCGTGGATTTCATCAAACAGCAAGAGTGGATCAAGGCCTTCGAG GTGTTCGATAGTCTCCTGAATGGGGACAAAACGGAAGGCCCGTCGTACTTCACCAATGTCACGGGACTTACAAACTACTTCAACTTCCTAGCACAAGGGGAACCTAAG GACATGAGTTACTGGGAGCAGTACGTCAACCTCCCTGGCGTGCGAAGGGCTATTCATGTTGGTAATCTGACTTTCAATGATGGCTCTGTGGTGGAGACCCACCTCATGGAGGACATCATGAAAAGTGTGAAGCCGTGGATTGAAGAG TTGTTGGACAACTACAATGTGTTGATATACAACGGGCAACTGGACATCATCATAGCCTACCCCCTGACCGAGAACTTCCTTAAGGGCCTGCAATGGGAGCGCAGTGAGGAGTTCAAGAGCTCGCAGCGGTACATCTGGCGTGTGGATGATGAAGTGGCTGGGTACGTGCGAGAAATCACTGGGTTTGTTCAGGTGATGATCCGCAATGCTGGTCACATGGTCCCGTATGACCAGCCCAAGTGGGCATATGACATGATCAGTCGCTTCACATCAGTCAAATCCTTCTCAGAGGCTTAA